Proteins encoded in a region of the Zea mays cultivar B73 chromosome 2, Zm-B73-REFERENCE-NAM-5.0, whole genome shotgun sequence genome:
- the LOC100278972 gene encoding uncharacterized protein LOC100278972, translated as MGSLGGDAEPQGARRRPRFLCLHGFRTSGEIMRKQVLGKWPADVTARLDLVFADAPFPAEGKSDVEGIFDPPYYEWFQFDKSFMEYRNFDKCLAYIEELMIKDGPFDGLMGFSQGSILSAALPGLQEQGLALTRVPKVKYLIIIGGAKFQSPTVAGKAYANKIACPSLHFIGENDFLKVHGEKLIESCVDPFVIRHPKGHTVPRLDDESLVVMHRFLEKIEGEVLEYSSKDVNETEVGM; from the exons ATGGGCAGCCTCGGCGGCGACGCGGAGCCGCAGGGCGCGAGGCGGCGGCCGCGGTTCCTGTGCCTGCACGGGTTCCGCACCAGCGGCGAGATCATGCGCAAGCAGGTGCTCGGGAAGTGGCCCGCCGACGTCACGGCGCGCCTCGACCTCGTCTTCGCCGACGCGCCGTTCCCCGCCGAGGGCAAGTCCGACGTCGAGGGCATCTTCGACCCTCCCTACTACGAGTGGTTCCAGTTCGACAAG AGTTTTATGGAGTACAGGAATTTCGACAAGTGCCTGGCCTACATCGAAGAGCTGATGATAAAAGACGGCCCCTTCGACGGACTGATGGGTTTCTCCCAG GGTTCCATTCTGTCGGCGGCGCTTCCGGGGCTCCAAGAACAA GGGCTGGCCCTGACTAGAGTCCCGAAGGTCAAGTACCTCATCATCATCGGTGGCGCTAAGTTCCAGTCACCCACGGTGGCCGGCAAGGCGTACGCCAACAAGATCGCATGCCCCTCGCTTCACTTCATCG GTGAAAACGACTTCCTGAAAGTCCATGGTGAAAAGCTGATAGAATCATGCGTGGACCCATTCGTAATCCGTCACCCAAAGGGCCACACAGTTCCGAGGCTCG ATGACGAGAGTTTAGTGGTCATGCACCGTTTCCTTGAGAAGATTGAGGGGGAGGTACTTGAGTATTCGTCCAAAGATGTCAACGAAACCGAAGTGGGCATGTGA